One Phaseolus vulgaris cultivar G19833 chromosome 11, P. vulgaris v2.0, whole genome shotgun sequence genomic window carries:
- the LOC137834773 gene encoding transcription factor GTE12-like, whose product MGELEQSCKKLIIKIYSSCPQKCEGVCELKNKKGYAKAIWVDTKIPLQSGARNQEIRYKGCDKRKKKERLRMECKKREKHAMAMDKHKKMQCWAVLKRLMVGRDAWIFKKSDLVIHKNVKKKKTMSLRDIESKLKKLEYSKVDEFADDMVSVFSYPLGYPPRSEIHKIATRITQSFELTWKTMKKRWIVEENL is encoded by the coding sequence ATGGGAGAATTAGAACAATCTTGCAAGAAGCTGATCATAAAAATTTATTCTTCATGTCCTCAAAAGTGTGAAGGTGTATGTGAATTGAAGAATAAGAAGGGTTACGCAAAAGCAATATGGGTTGATACAAAAATTCCATTACAATCTGGTGCCAGAAATCAAGAAATTAGGTACAAGGGGTGTgataagagaaagaagaaagaaagattgCGCATGGAGTGCAAGAAAAGGGAGAAGCATGCAATGGCAATGGATAAACACAAAAAGATGCAATGTTGGGCAGTGTTGAAGCGTTTAATGGTTGGAAGAGATGCATGGATTTTCAAAAAGAGTGATCTTGTTATCCATAAGAAcgtgaaaaagaagaagacaatGAGTTTACGGGATATTGAATCAAAGCTAAAAAAATTGGAGTACTCAAAAGTTGATGAGTTTGCGGATGACATGGTGAGTGTCTTCTCTTATCCCTTGGGTTATCCTCCAAGAAGTGAGATACACAAAATTGCAACAAGAATCACTCAATCTTTTGAGCTCACTTGGAAAACCATGAAGAAAAGGTGGATAGTTGAAGAAAATCTTTAA